From a region of the Lentilactobacillus curieae genome:
- a CDS encoding NAD(P)H-hydrate epimerase encodes MRPAITVAESRDLDKKTIEEIGIPSLVLMERAALGIYHDMINNPDLDLTKTLVLVGSGNNGGDALVVARLLYTHDYDVSIALVGDPDHASEDHVAQLKVCRYYDIPEVDANSDFSGYTTIVDGLFGSGLAREVEGEYKDIIDKANAAKASIHAIDIPSGLNGDTGKPLGTAIKAASTSTIAYEKVGMTEPESWDYTGKIFVDDIGIYRGNKSEN; translated from the coding sequence ATGCGACCAGCAATTACCGTTGCAGAATCACGCGATTTAGATAAAAAAACCATTGAGGAAATTGGGATTCCTTCATTAGTTCTGATGGAACGTGCCGCCTTAGGAATTTATCACGATATGATTAATAACCCTGACTTGGACCTAACTAAGACATTAGTCCTCGTTGGTAGTGGTAATAATGGTGGGGACGCTTTGGTCGTTGCCCGCCTACTGTATACCCATGACTACGATGTCAGCATTGCTTTAGTTGGCGATCCTGACCACGCAAGTGAAGACCACGTCGCCCAACTGAAGGTCTGCCGTTACTATGACATTCCAGAGGTTGACGCCAACAGTGACTTCAGTGGTTACACCACAATCGTTGACGGTCTCTTTGGTAGTGGCCTTGCCCGCGAAGTTGAGGGTGAATACAAAGATATTATCGACAAGGCAAATGCTGCAAAAGCAAGCATTCATGCTATCGACATCCCTTCTGGTCTAAATGGAGACACAGGTAAACCACTAGGAACCGCCATCAAGGCAGCTTCAACTTCAACCATTGCTTACGAAAAGGTTGGAATGACCGAACCAGAATCATGGGACTACACTGGGAAAATTTTCGTCGATGATATCGGCATTTATCGTGGTAACAAAAGCGAAAACTAA
- a CDS encoding TetR/AcrR family transcriptional regulator, whose translation MRRQTILDPRVIRTKNALRKALFQLLKNHLVEDITVSGLCRQANINRRTFYLHYDNVLEVFSEYEDDLKFQIRQTLLAPIHDAPALVATFNQIFEDNLIGFTYICSNHRQYILLQELENLLYDTLMSGISNQTDQSRVIMRYSCNGIINIYIYWVNHQDAYTFESMTKSLTKLVNNSFTLLNMQ comes from the coding sequence ATGAGACGTCAAACTATCTTAGATCCACGTGTAATCCGAACTAAAAATGCATTGCGTAAAGCATTATTCCAACTTTTAAAAAATCACTTGGTTGAAGACATAACTGTTTCCGGTCTCTGTCGTCAAGCCAATATCAATCGCAGAACTTTCTATCTGCACTATGATAATGTTTTAGAGGTCTTCAGTGAGTATGAAGACGACCTGAAATTCCAAATTCGACAGACACTTTTGGCACCAATCCATGATGCACCAGCCTTAGTTGCAACATTCAATCAAATATTTGAAGACAATTTAATTGGTTTTACTTATATCTGTTCAAACCATCGACAGTATATTCTCCTGCAAGAGTTAGAGAATTTGCTTTATGACACATTAATGAGTGGTATTAGCAATCAAACTGACCAATCACGAGTTATCATGCGATACTCTTGCAATGGCATTATCAATATTTATATTTACTGGGTAAACCATCAAGATGCCTACACCTTTGAATCTATGACTAAGTCTTTAACTAAGCTTGTAAATAATAGTTTTACACTGTTGAATATGCAGTAG
- a CDS encoding patatin-like phospholipase family protein: MNGKINYDKLPSGIASNVITKGCLIIEGGAFRGVYAQGVTDCLMEHNFNFECTVGCSAGALTGMNYVSGQIGRAIRINLAYRHDSRYVGLKAIMKNNGLIGFDFVLNGVNQYNRFDTRRFLSNNRRFVAVATDIKTGKPRYFDKAMAADYQSTIQASASMPFVSKPVAIEDSFYLDGGITDSIPYQWAINHGYEKVIVVRTREDTYRKNTKKMSNVLNHSELFKEYPALGKALNDRPTMYNRQCDTLDRLVKGESVFRISPSEPVTVGRLESNISKLEELYWFGYQDAKKQLTNLYDYLKK; this comes from the coding sequence ATGAATGGAAAAATTAATTATGACAAGCTGCCTTCTGGTATTGCGTCAAATGTGATTACAAAAGGTTGCTTGATTATTGAAGGCGGTGCTTTTCGTGGAGTTTATGCACAAGGGGTAACAGATTGTTTGATGGAGCATAATTTTAATTTTGAATGTACAGTTGGCTGTTCAGCAGGGGCTTTGACTGGCATGAATTATGTATCCGGCCAGATTGGTCGAGCAATCAGGATTAATTTAGCCTATCGACACGATAGTCGTTATGTTGGTTTAAAAGCAATCATGAAAAATAATGGCCTAATTGGTTTTGATTTTGTCCTCAATGGAGTAAACCAATATAATCGATTTGATACGAGAAGATTTTTGTCCAACAATCGACGCTTTGTCGCTGTGGCTACTGATATTAAGACTGGTAAACCACGTTATTTTGACAAGGCAATGGCCGCTGATTATCAATCTACAATCCAAGCTTCTGCAAGCATGCCATTTGTGTCCAAACCGGTTGCCATAGAAGACTCTTTTTATCTTGATGGAGGAATCACCGATTCTATTCCCTACCAGTGGGCAATAAATCACGGTTATGAGAAAGTTATCGTAGTCAGAACTAGGGAAGATACCTATCGAAAGAACACTAAAAAAATGAGTAACGTATTAAATCATTCAGAACTTTTTAAAGAATATCCAGCGTTAGGTAAGGCATTAAACGACCGACCTACTATGTATAACCGGCAGTGTGATACCCTTGATCGTCTAGTTAAGGGAGAAAGTGTCTTTCGAATTAGTCCATCAGAACCAGTGACTGTTGGCCGATTAGAATCAAATATTTCCAAACTTGAGGAACTTTACTGGTTTGGGTATCAAGATGCAAAAAAGCAACTAACCAATTTGTACGATTATTTAAAAAAATGA
- the guaD gene encoding guanine deaminase — protein MTSIDADNIECRQHQLICIDGQGYIDRVVDETDAEFETVRQEAVAGDKLISLNPDEYILPGFIDLHIHAPQWPNAGVALDRPLNEWLDVYTFPMEAKYRDVEFAKRVYDDLVNELIANGTTTALYFGTIHNEANLELAKACVRHNQRGFIGKVAMDNPEETPENYRDASAKVAVEQTEEFIHQLEELNQTAMVKQTPVITPRFVPSCTPELLKGLGELAAKYDLPIQSHCSENDWENGFALEHYHKRDSEVLDQYGLLTDKSVMAHGTMLNQSDLTRFKQRGVAVAHCPISNVFFGDAVLPVSKLLQQHNKVGMGTDISGGYSPSLYQNIRQSVISSRMLHQGVDPELSPEERGTDNQQITAKNGFYLATVGGAEGLHLKTGQIKAGYLADLQVVKAPLTKFEDESLDQTFEKIIYQATKHDIKQVFVRGQVAKG, from the coding sequence ATGACGTCAATCGATGCTGACAACATTGAGTGTCGGCAGCATCAGTTGATTTGCATTGATGGCCAGGGATATATCGATAGAGTTGTTGACGAAACGGATGCCGAATTCGAGACGGTCAGACAAGAAGCGGTAGCCGGCGATAAGTTGATTTCACTGAACCCCGATGAATATATTTTGCCAGGGTTTATCGATCTTCACATTCACGCACCACAATGGCCAAACGCCGGGGTTGCGTTAGACAGACCGCTAAATGAGTGGTTGGATGTGTACACATTCCCGATGGAGGCTAAGTATCGGGATGTTGAGTTTGCCAAACGAGTTTATGATGATTTGGTTAACGAACTGATTGCTAACGGAACAACTACTGCGTTGTACTTTGGGACAATTCATAACGAAGCTAATTTAGAATTGGCAAAGGCTTGTGTCCGTCACAATCAACGTGGATTTATTGGTAAAGTGGCGATGGATAATCCTGAAGAAACGCCGGAAAATTATCGGGATGCATCGGCTAAGGTAGCGGTTGAGCAGACCGAGGAATTTATTCACCAGTTGGAAGAACTCAACCAAACCGCAATGGTAAAGCAGACACCAGTTATTACACCAAGATTTGTACCTAGTTGTACCCCAGAACTTCTTAAGGGGTTAGGGGAGTTAGCTGCAAAATATGATCTTCCAATTCAGTCACATTGTAGTGAAAATGATTGGGAAAATGGATTTGCCTTGGAACATTACCACAAGCGTGACTCAGAGGTTCTTGACCAGTATGGTCTGTTGACTGATAAGTCTGTGATGGCCCATGGAACCATGCTGAACCAATCAGATTTGACGAGATTTAAGCAGCGGGGAGTTGCGGTGGCTCACTGTCCAATTTCTAACGTTTTCTTTGGTGATGCGGTTTTACCAGTTAGCAAGTTATTACAGCAACACAACAAGGTCGGCATGGGGACGGACATCTCTGGTGGCTATTCTCCAAGTCTTTACCAAAATATTCGCCAGTCAGTCATTTCTTCACGTATGCTGCACCAAGGTGTCGATCCAGAATTGTCACCTGAGGAGCGGGGGACCGATAATCAACAAATCACCGCAAAGAATGGTTTTTATTTAGCAACTGTTGGCGGTGCCGAGGGATTACATTTAAAAACTGGTCAAATCAAGGCGGGCTACTTAGCGGATTTACAAGTTGTGAAGGCCCCATTGACTAAATTTGAAGATGAGTCGTTGGACCAGACATTTGAAAAGATTATCTATCAGGCAACGAAACATGACATTAAACAAGTGTTTGTTAGGGGACAAGTGGCAAAAGGCTAG
- a CDS encoding aldo/keto reductase family protein — MKYRRLGNQGIRVSELALGSWMTDVSDEAKQQLAAESIKKAYNNGVNFFDCADTYSGGAAERFLGKTLKQFPRKEIVLSSKVYFPTGSGINDRGLSRKHIMESIDQSLKNLQTDYLDLYFCHRFDSNTPLEETLTALSDLVDQGKILYYGVSEWRPVQILEAQLVIERLGLHPMSVVQPQYNMFDRYIEHELMDVCDKLGLGIVPFSPLSQGLLTGKYRKGQQIPAGSRATYQDQIQALLTEENLDKVEELVLMAKELNTDLATFSLAWALRDRRISSLITGASKPEQLANNLKAIDLEIPEEYFSRIDKLFGFKKFDRKIG; from the coding sequence ATGAAATACAGAAGACTTGGTAATCAAGGAATCAGAGTTAGTGAACTAGCTCTCGGTAGTTGGATGACTGATGTTAGTGACGAGGCAAAACAACAACTTGCTGCCGAAAGTATCAAAAAAGCCTACAATAACGGGGTTAACTTTTTTGACTGTGCCGATACTTACAGTGGCGGTGCAGCTGAACGGTTCCTAGGAAAAACACTGAAGCAATTCCCCCGCAAAGAAATTGTGCTTTCTAGTAAGGTGTATTTTCCAACCGGCAGTGGAATCAATGATAGAGGTCTATCACGCAAACACATTATGGAGTCGATTGATCAATCGCTGAAGAACTTACAAACCGATTATTTAGATTTATACTTTTGCCACCGATTTGATTCCAATACTCCATTGGAAGAAACCCTTACGGCGCTAAGTGACCTGGTTGATCAAGGCAAAATTTTATACTATGGCGTTAGCGAATGGCGACCAGTTCAAATTTTGGAGGCTCAGTTAGTAATCGAACGCCTCGGACTTCACCCAATGAGTGTAGTCCAACCCCAATATAATATGTTTGATCGCTATATTGAGCACGAATTAATGGATGTGTGCGATAAGCTTGGACTGGGAATTGTCCCATTCTCTCCATTGTCGCAAGGCTTGTTAACTGGAAAATACCGTAAGGGTCAACAAATCCCCGCTGGTTCCAGAGCAACTTACCAAGACCAAATTCAAGCGCTTTTGACAGAGGAAAACTTAGATAAGGTTGAGGAACTTGTCCTAATGGCCAAAGAGCTCAATACTGACCTAGCAACATTCTCACTAGCATGGGCATTACGTGATCGACGAATATCAAGTTTGATTACGGGTGCTTCAAAACCAGAGCAACTCGCAAATAACCTGAAAGCAATTGACTTGGAAATCCCTGAAGAATACTTTAGTCGGATCGACAAGTTATTTGGATTTAAAAAGTTTGATAGAAAAATCGGGTAA
- a CDS encoding LacI family DNA-binding transcriptional regulator, which produces MTTIRDISKAAKVSPGTVSRALNPQKSSSVSEATRVKVKTIAKQMGYSLPEKRTNPSDTGRNIDGLSFALINTHTIEEETKDEYWRLVRLGIYKELENQKISLDKVIDLRDGLNPWDIADFDAVLIVGTISKATAQKLSEVNPNLLVVDGGINLDHCAHTIDTNFAELTQSTLDLLAKKTNKDIAMISGHRREVDLDGTVNDSVEDPRVAAYKQWCVNNNRKELFVNTNWSNNEALKQTDNLLESEGDNLGAIFVNSDSLLAIGTLKSLRNHNIDVGKQIHLVSFDDMDFAALLSPALTTISIPKVDLGKAAVIKAKSIAKSLEMNWTERTIIPGKIIFRDTFTQE; this is translated from the coding sequence TTGACAACCATTAGGGACATATCAAAGGCCGCTAAAGTTTCTCCAGGTACTGTATCTAGAGCTTTAAACCCACAAAAAAGCAGTTCCGTCTCCGAAGCTACCAGAGTAAAGGTAAAGACAATTGCCAAACAGATGGGCTATTCGCTTCCAGAAAAGCGAACTAATCCCAGTGATACCGGAAGAAATATTGATGGGCTTAGCTTTGCATTAATAAACACCCACACTATTGAAGAAGAAACCAAGGATGAATATTGGCGATTAGTGAGACTAGGAATTTATAAAGAGTTGGAAAATCAAAAAATCAGTCTCGACAAGGTAATTGACTTAAGAGACGGTCTCAATCCTTGGGATATTGCTGATTTTGATGCTGTTTTAATTGTTGGTACAATTTCAAAAGCAACAGCTCAAAAATTGTCCGAGGTAAACCCAAATTTATTAGTAGTTGATGGTGGAATCAATTTAGACCATTGTGCCCACACAATTGATACAAACTTTGCAGAGCTAACTCAATCAACTTTAGACTTATTAGCAAAAAAAACTAATAAAGATATTGCAATGATTAGCGGTCACCGCCGCGAAGTTGATTTGGATGGAACCGTGAATGATAGTGTTGAGGATCCCCGAGTTGCTGCGTATAAGCAGTGGTGTGTAAACAATAACCGTAAAGAACTTTTTGTAAACACCAACTGGTCTAACAACGAGGCTTTGAAGCAAACTGATAACCTACTAGAATCCGAGGGAGATAATTTAGGTGCGATATTCGTCAACTCAGACTCGCTTCTAGCAATTGGGACACTAAAAAGTCTACGGAATCACAATATAGACGTCGGCAAACAAATTCACCTTGTAAGCTTTGACGACATGGATTTTGCCGCACTTCTCTCACCTGCACTAACAACAATTTCAATTCCCAAAGTTGACTTGGGAAAAGCAGCCGTAATTAAAGCGAAATCAATTGCCAAATCTCTTGAAATGAACTGGACTGAGCGCACTATCATCCCAGGAAAGATTATTTTCAGAGATACATTTACTCAGGAATAG
- a CDS encoding glycoside-pentoside-hexuronide (GPH):cation symporter, with protein sequence MDARPSTAKKLTSRLSYAFGAFGHDMFYNTLSVYFIMFVTAHLFDKSAGGENAKMIAYITAIIFVLRFVELAIDPFIGNTIDNTNSRWGHFKPWILAGGTVGSIVLTILFSNMGGLNNSSPIMYLIIFAILYITMDIFYSFKDVGFWSMIPAISFDTKEREKTATFARVGSTIGANIVGIFVMPLVLAFSVNSNHGQGDLRGWFVFGLTIAVISWISAVAVGVGTKETDTDLRKNAEKTSFKDVFKVLGRNDQLMWLSLTYGLYTAGIQITNSLELYYFTYILGKPLQFSSLATLNSIIGIFAVLAFPPMAQKFSRRNVFFISIAIMIASIILFAFSGQSLTLVLISAVLFYIPQPLIFLVVLMIISDSVEYGQLKFGHRDESLTLSVRPLLDKLGGAVSNGVAGLTAVLAGMTAGVTANDVTPHGALIFKLMMFGIPALLILIGTFVFFKKVTLDEKQHEKIVDELEKTWHKHLDGSEEGEKVSSLTVIKAPVSGQIMPLDQVESTKFADGTMGKGFAIKPSDETVIAPFDGTVEATFPTRHAIGLKSDSGVLTLIHIGNETVTLKGNGFTQFVEQGDRIVRGQKLIEFSDQLIKQANIDDTVMVAISNSAHYTSNELTVTSGSVNSGDDVFEVSNPLNNENGKGDLDK encoded by the coding sequence ATGGATGCACGACCGAGCACAGCGAAAAAGCTAACATCGCGTTTATCATATGCATTTGGAGCGTTTGGACATGATATGTTTTACAACACTCTTTCTGTGTACTTTATTATGTTTGTTACGGCACATTTGTTTGATAAGTCTGCTGGTGGCGAGAATGCGAAAATGATCGCCTATATCACGGCAATTATCTTTGTTCTTCGATTTGTTGAACTAGCAATCGATCCATTTATTGGAAATACGATCGACAATACAAACAGTCGTTGGGGCCACTTTAAGCCATGGATTCTTGCTGGTGGAACGGTTGGATCAATTGTATTAACAATTTTATTTTCAAATATGGGTGGCCTAAATAATTCTAGTCCAATTATGTATTTGATTATCTTTGCAATTTTATATATCACTATGGATATTTTTTATTCATTTAAAGATGTTGGTTTTTGGTCAATGATTCCAGCGATTTCGTTTGATACCAAGGAGCGTGAAAAGACCGCGACATTTGCCAGAGTCGGTTCAACGATTGGTGCCAACATTGTGGGAATTTTTGTTATGCCACTTGTTTTGGCGTTTTCAGTAAATAGTAACCATGGTCAAGGAGATCTTAGAGGTTGGTTTGTATTCGGGTTGACTATTGCCGTCATTTCTTGGATTTCTGCAGTTGCTGTTGGTGTTGGAACTAAAGAAACTGATACTGATTTAAGAAAGAATGCAGAAAAGACTAGTTTCAAGGATGTCTTTAAAGTTCTTGGAAGAAATGATCAGTTAATGTGGTTATCGTTGACGTATGGCCTTTATACGGCGGGAATCCAAATTACAAACTCGCTTGAGCTTTACTATTTTACCTATATTTTAGGAAAGCCACTGCAATTTAGTTCTTTAGCTACACTTAATTCAATTATTGGAATCTTTGCTGTATTGGCATTTCCACCAATGGCACAAAAATTTAGTAGAAGAAACGTTTTCTTTATCTCAATTGCCATTATGATTGCCTCGATAATTCTTTTCGCATTTTCAGGCCAATCATTAACACTTGTATTGATTTCAGCTGTATTGTTCTATATTCCACAACCATTAATTTTCTTAGTTGTCTTAATGATTATTAGTGATTCAGTTGAGTACGGTCAATTAAAATTTGGTCACAGAGATGAATCATTAACTCTATCTGTTCGCCCATTATTAGATAAATTAGGTGGGGCTGTTTCAAACGGGGTTGCCGGGTTAACTGCAGTATTAGCTGGGATGACAGCCGGAGTTACAGCTAACGATGTTACACCTCACGGGGCACTGATTTTTAAGCTAATGATGTTTGGAATTCCAGCTTTATTGATTCTGATAGGAACATTTGTATTTTTCAAAAAGGTAACGCTTGATGAAAAGCAACATGAAAAAATTGTTGATGAGCTTGAGAAAACTTGGCATAAACATTTAGACGGTTCTGAAGAGGGTGAAAAGGTTTCTTCATTAACTGTTATCAAGGCACCAGTTTCCGGTCAAATCATGCCCTTAGATCAAGTCGAATCAACGAAATTTGCTGATGGAACAATGGGTAAGGGATTTGCAATTAAACCAAGTGACGAAACGGTAATTGCTCCTTTTGATGGTACGGTAGAAGCAACGTTTCCAACCAGACATGCCATTGGCTTGAAGTCGGATAGTGGAGTTTTAACTTTGATCCATATTGGTAACGAAACAGTAACACTGAAAGGTAATGGTTTTACTCAATTTGTTGAGCAAGGTGACCGGATCGTTAGGGGCCAGAAGTTAATTGAATTTTCAGATCAATTGATTAAACAGGCCAATATTGATGACACTGTCATGGTGGCAATTTCAAATTCTGCTCACTATACCAGCAATGAATTAACTGTTACTTCAGGAAGTGTTAATAGTGGCGATGATGTATTTGAAGTTTCAAATCCACTCAATAATGAAAACGGTAAGGGAGATCTCGATAAATGA
- a CDS encoding alpha-galactosidase, with amino-acid sequence MSITINDEKLIFHLQTKNTSYIFGVMENGQLGQIYYGKKVHSSDNYDNLQSREWRNAIPALDDEHNDFQLEMIKQEYSNFGTGDFRKPAFKVTEPNGSRITVLNYDSYQLLDGKSRIDAGLPSTFDDDGDGAKSLIIKLTDKLTGLNVYLNYSVFPNQDVIVRSTKFVNQGSSTLSLNRALSLQLDLPDKEYDMIHFHGSWARERELSRDSIHDGIQEIGSLRTASSHQENPFFILARHDTNEDQGAAFGFNLVYSGNFIDSVEVDQYRTTRVLVGINPEEFGWQLEPNQEFQTPEAVLSFSADGFNQLSQQLGEFYERHLVNPNFANELRPILINNWEATEFNINEQKLTSFAETAKKLGIEMMVLDDGWFGKRNDDTSSLGDWKVNHDKFPSGLGHLSQSIHNLGMKFGLWFEPEMISQNSDLYREHPEWLVVAPGRKPTPQRHQSVLDMSRTEVVDYLFESMAKIIKDNQIDYIKWDMNRNITEAFGLKLTSDQQLEFGHRYILGVYSLYQKLVDKFPNVLFESCASGGGRFDLGMMYYAPQAWTSDDTDAVERIKIQYGTSYGYPLSMMGAHISAVPNGLNGRQTPLATRGNVAFFGDFGYELDITSLDDDTLAEMKEQVEFYKQYRQVFQFGKFYRIESPFDTRGSYSSWEVVDGNQEVAIAGLYQTLQRPNDSYIRLYFKGLKEDAQYQVNNDPHVYYGDELMNAGYFVSHFNRDKRTGSVDFTSQLFIAKAK; translated from the coding sequence ATGAGTATAACAATTAATGATGAAAAGCTAATCTTTCATTTACAAACTAAAAATACCAGCTACATTTTTGGTGTGATGGAGAACGGCCAACTTGGCCAAATCTACTATGGCAAGAAAGTTCATTCAAGTGATAATTATGATAATCTACAATCTCGTGAGTGGCGAAACGCCATACCTGCATTGGATGATGAGCATAATGACTTCCAATTAGAAATGATAAAGCAAGAATACTCAAACTTTGGTACTGGTGATTTTCGCAAGCCGGCATTTAAAGTGACAGAACCAAATGGAAGTCGAATTACCGTCTTGAATTATGATAGTTATCAGTTACTAGATGGAAAGTCTCGGATAGATGCTGGTCTACCATCAACATTTGATGACGATGGGGATGGCGCTAAATCATTAATAATTAAGTTAACTGATAAATTAACGGGATTAAATGTTTACCTTAATTATTCTGTATTTCCAAATCAAGATGTCATTGTGCGTTCAACAAAGTTTGTCAATCAAGGTTCAAGCACTCTTTCTCTTAACCGAGCATTGAGTTTACAACTCGACTTGCCTGACAAAGAGTACGATATGATTCATTTTCACGGTTCTTGGGCACGTGAGCGCGAGTTGAGTCGAGATTCAATTCATGATGGGATTCAAGAGATAGGTAGTTTGAGGACAGCGTCCAGTCATCAAGAAAACCCATTCTTTATCTTAGCTCGTCATGATACTAATGAAGATCAAGGAGCTGCCTTCGGGTTTAACTTGGTTTATTCGGGAAACTTCATTGATAGTGTTGAAGTAGACCAATATAGAACGACCAGGGTCCTTGTGGGAATTAATCCTGAAGAGTTTGGGTGGCAACTGGAACCTAACCAAGAATTTCAAACTCCAGAGGCGGTGTTAAGCTTTAGTGCAGATGGATTTAACCAACTTAGCCAACAGTTAGGCGAATTTTATGAACGGCATTTAGTTAACCCTAACTTTGCTAACGAACTTAGACCAATTTTGATTAATAACTGGGAAGCAACTGAGTTTAATATCAATGAACAGAAGTTAACTAGTTTTGCGGAAACAGCTAAGAAACTCGGAATAGAAATGATGGTGCTTGATGACGGCTGGTTCGGAAAACGAAATGATGATACCAGTTCATTAGGTGACTGGAAAGTTAACCATGACAAATTTCCAAGTGGGTTGGGTCATTTATCACAGTCAATCCATAATCTAGGGATGAAATTTGGACTGTGGTTTGAACCTGAAATGATTTCTCAAAATAGTGATTTGTATCGGGAACACCCTGAGTGGTTGGTGGTTGCTCCTGGAAGAAAGCCAACACCACAACGCCACCAGTCTGTATTAGATATGTCTAGAACTGAAGTTGTTGACTACCTTTTTGAGTCAATGGCTAAGATTATTAAAGATAATCAAATTGATTACATTAAATGGGACATGAATCGAAACATTACGGAGGCCTTTGGGTTAAAGCTTACTTCTGACCAGCAATTAGAGTTTGGCCATCGATATATTCTTGGTGTATATTCGCTTTACCAGAAGCTAGTTGATAAGTTTCCTAATGTCTTATTTGAGTCTTGTGCTTCCGGTGGTGGTCGGTTTGATTTGGGAATGATGTACTACGCTCCGCAAGCATGGACGAGTGATGATACTGATGCAGTTGAAAGAATTAAGATCCAATATGGAACTTCATACGGATATCCATTGTCCATGATGGGAGCTCATATTTCGGCAGTTCCTAATGGCCTGAACGGTAGACAAACACCACTTGCTACTCGTGGAAACGTGGCCTTCTTCGGTGACTTTGGATATGAGTTGGATATTACCAGTCTGGATGACGATACTTTGGCTGAGATGAAAGAGCAAGTCGAGTTTTATAAGCAATATCGTCAGGTATTTCAATTTGGTAAGTTTTATAGAATTGAAAGTCCATTTGACACTCGCGGAAGCTATTCATCATGGGAAGTTGTCGATGGAAATCAAGAAGTTGCAATTGCTGGGTTATACCAAACTTTGCAAAGACCGAATGACAGCTATATTCGCTTATACTTTAAAGGCCTTAAAGAAGACGCCCAATATCAAGTTAATAATGATCCGCACGTGTATTACGGTGACGAATTGATGAATGCGGGATATTTTGTCTCACACTTTAATCGGGATAAGCGAACCGGCAGTGTGGACTTTACCTCACAGTTGTTTATTGCTAAAGCTAAATAA
- a CDS encoding aldo/keto reductase, with amino-acid sequence MYSANSERYSNMIYNRVGRSGLKLSALGLGLWHNFGSVDSFENQKAIIHEAFDKGITYFDLANNYGPIPGSAEENFGRIMAHDMKAYRDEMIISSKAGYDMWPGPYGEWGSRKNIIASADQSLKRLGLDYVDIFYSHRYDPETPVEETARALNQLVNSGKALYIGISNYNGEQTERIAKVFSDLGTPFIISQPQYNMFQRGSENDLFPVLSKLNKAAVGFSSLAQGLLTDKYLNGIPEDSRAHKSTSPFLGETQVDETLAAVKQLNEVANRRGQTLAEMALAWNLRRPEVASVLIGASRPEQIDDNVKALENLEFSDDELTEIDLILGKQQKIDW; translated from the coding sequence ATGTATTCTGCAAATAGTGAACGTTATAGTAATATGATTTATAACCGGGTTGGTAGGAGTGGTCTTAAGCTTTCTGCTTTGGGGCTAGGACTGTGGCATAATTTTGGTAGCGTTGATTCTTTTGAAAACCAAAAGGCAATTATCCATGAGGCGTTTGATAAGGGAATTACCTACTTCGACCTTGCAAATAATTATGGGCCAATTCCAGGAAGTGCAGAGGAAAATTTCGGTCGCATAATGGCACATGATATGAAGGCGTATCGAGATGAAATGATAATTTCATCTAAAGCTGGCTATGACATGTGGCCTGGTCCTTATGGTGAATGGGGTTCAAGAAAGAACATTATTGCGAGTGCAGATCAGAGTTTGAAACGACTGGGCTTAGACTACGTTGATATTTTCTATTCACACAGGTATGATCCAGAAACACCGGTTGAGGAGACTGCTAGGGCGCTGAATCAGTTAGTAAACTCCGGCAAGGCTCTTTATATTGGAATTTCTAATTATAATGGTGAGCAAACAGAGAGAATTGCAAAGGTATTCTCAGATTTAGGAACACCATTTATTATCTCGCAACCTCAATATAATATGTTTCAACGCGGTTCTGAGAATGATTTATTTCCAGTCCTATCCAAGCTAAATAAGGCTGCCGTTGGATTTAGTTCACTTGCGCAAGGATTATTAACAGATAAATATCTTAATGGTATTCCGGAAGACTCTCGTGCCCATAAATCCACGAGTCCATTTTTAGGGGAAACACAAGTTGATGAGACCCTCGCTGCCGTTAAACAGCTTAATGAAGTGGCCAATCGTAGAGGCCAGACTTTGGCAGAAATGGCTTTAGCATGGAATTTACGAAGACCAGAGGTAGCATCCGTGCTAATTGGCGCTAGCCGACCAGAGCAGATTGATGACAATGTTAAGGCGTTGGAGAATCTTGAATTTTCTGATGATGAATTGACTGAAATTGACTTAATTTTAGGCAAGCAACAAAAAATTGATTGGTAA